In Oncorhynchus masou masou isolate Uvic2021 chromosome 10, UVic_Omas_1.1, whole genome shotgun sequence, a single genomic region encodes these proteins:
- the LOC135547726 gene encoding dnaJ homolog subfamily B member 6-like, which produces MTDYYDVLGVSRNASPEDVKKAYRKQALRWHPDKNPDNKEEAERKFKELAEAYEVLSDRSKSKAYDTYGKDRMPNNTGSSSHPAPEDFPGFPFTFRSPEEVFQEFFRGQDPFANFFDDVAFGRGMHSGFHGHPGTSRLGTSRFSSFPSAGVHDFTSFSSSMGGMNGMDGIGGRVGNFKSVSTSTRVINGKSTTTKKIKENGQERTEIVEDGVLKMVLINGVEDELALSRELSKRDQPAPSQPTARQHLQQQAERMVPVELRTQPHRPSPISGPRSMAQHSFSSASYPDVPSEEEKDDLQMTYLSPHSSPSPLIHRELPEGVPEPPTHLLNHLQEQRGTGDPATKTTSSSNLKMTNNCCCVVC; this is translated from the exons GTACAGGAAGCAGGCTCTGCGATGGCACCCGGACAAGAACCCAGACAACAAGGAGGAGGCGGAGAGGAAGTTTAAGGAGCTGGCTGAGGCCTATGAAGTTCTGTCAGACC GAAGCAAGTCAAAGGCGTATGATACCTATGGCAAAGACAGAATGCCCAACAACACAG gctcAAGTAGTCATCCTGCTCCGGAAGATTTCCCAGGGTTCCCCTTCACATTCCGCAGTCCTGAGGAAGTGTTTCAGGAATTCTTCAGAGGCCAGGATCCTTTCGCCAATTTCTTCG ACGACGTTGCCTTTGGAAGAGGGATGCACAGTGGCTTCCATGGACATCCTGGCACTTCCAGGCTCGGCACCAGTCggttctcctccttcccctccgctGGAG TGCATGACTTCACCTCTTTCTCATCCTCCATGGGTGGAATGAATGGGATGGACGGTATTGGAGGAAGGGTGGGGAATTTCAAGTCTGTCTCCACTTCTACGCGTGTCATCAACGGCAAAAGCACCACCACCAAgaa GATCAAAGAAAACGgtcaggagagaacagagatcGTGGAAGATGGGGTCTTGAAGATGGTGCTCATCAATG GTGTGGAGGATGAGTTGGCTTTGTCTCGAGAGCTCAGCAAGAGAGACCAACCGGCCCCTAGTCAACCCACAGCCAGGCAACACCTCCAGCAGCAGGCAGAGAGGATGGTACCAGTGGAGCTCCGGACCCAACCACACCGACCCAGCCCCATCTCCGGCCCCCGGTCTATGGCCCAGCACTCCTTCAGCTCAGCCTCGTACCCTGACGTCCCcagtgaggaggagaaggatgatCTCCAGATGACCTATTTGTCACCACACAGCAGCCCATCTCCACTGATCCACAGGGAGCTACCAGAGGGGGTCCCAGAGCCTCCTACACACCTCCTCAACCACCTCCAGGAGCAGAGAGGCACAGGGGATCCTGCTACTAAAACCACCAGCAGCAGCAATTTAAAAATGACAAATAATTGTTGCTGTGTGGTGTGTTAa